The following are from one region of the Lentimicrobium sp. L6 genome:
- a CDS encoding T9SS type A sorting domain-containing protein, whose amino-acid sequence MKNRFLRFTFVVFLAGLTSVLMAFSVDGNDNNPINKNSKMTSGEYFSKIKTNQHTGTISITDVISARESSQLMSHFKSQASTYQWTSMGPLNYGGPTKAVIIDNTDASGNTFFAGSTSGGLWTSTNYGATWSMVQLDDVLNVSSICQADNGTIYVGTGVSLEPAADKLSEGSTIGKGIYKSTNGTTFELMPGTAPDGSNPEGDWAFIQKLAVDGSGNLFAATNTGLKYFNGAEWTMAKAGDTELSGKSCDVIVKNGSVITAVAGNAYISTGSAIGFTLISGEEEGMLPSGSFGNIKFDISTTNADYIYASYVTTEGSLHNVYVTTDKGLTWRVVYPGGSSIGDIYYGQGLRNNAIAVSPTDEKKVYLGAYDVYQGYESQSTGYYNWTQITNGNFPPYPNGFTSNYVHFGINTIVFDASRNGNAIIGSDGGMSLTTNGFGSTEIINRGYNTSEYFTVNASKGGAVLAGSQFNGVHRIEDNGSKQAIEMLVGKFGSASAETGGYNHISFINPEFVVCSDENGNFWRSEDDGINQDPTIINDIEIGEEFMTPFLMWETTNDPYSTDTAEFVARTRAYQAGEEVYVQSNSYEFPFKAILDQNVDSAGTALVRDIVSTKAFIATQDAVYMTTGMLDYTAIPTWWKISEIEGLPTCMAYSADANYVWVGTLEGKLYRLSNISRAHSEEQADINRPGCIIATQEIALSTSQAVTSVSVDPKDAENIVFTLGNYGNTDYVFASTNGMSDAPEFSSIQGNLPKMPAYASSFEVNADGLVFIGTENGMFITSNFDANPVEWIYEDAAFGNVPVFAIRQQNVNWPSAKFPVGDNYLFYAGANNYGAMYVGTFGGGVYVSKDFVGFEEFNAPIAKEGSIELYPNPAQNLINIAYHAINSSSVSVDIFDLSGKLIMNQQFNNQADHSNLELDLYNLQNGSYIVRLTDGQKQYQTKLVISK is encoded by the coding sequence AATCATCTCAATTAATGAGTCATTTTAAATCGCAAGCATCCACTTACCAATGGACTTCAATGGGACCACTCAACTATGGTGGACCAACAAAAGCAGTGATCATCGATAACACTGACGCAAGTGGTAACACATTTTTCGCCGGTAGTACTTCTGGTGGTTTATGGACATCTACAAATTATGGCGCTACTTGGTCCATGGTTCAGTTAGATGATGTATTGAATGTTTCTTCTATCTGCCAAGCAGATAATGGAACTATTTATGTAGGTACTGGAGTAAGCCTTGAGCCTGCAGCAGATAAGCTTTCAGAAGGTAGTACTATTGGAAAAGGGATATACAAATCAACCAACGGAACTACGTTTGAGTTAATGCCAGGTACAGCACCTGATGGCTCTAACCCTGAAGGTGATTGGGCATTTATCCAGAAATTAGCCGTTGATGGTTCTGGAAATTTATTTGCAGCAACCAATACTGGTTTAAAGTATTTTAATGGAGCTGAATGGACTATGGCAAAAGCAGGTGATACTGAACTTTCAGGAAAGAGCTGCGATGTTATAGTAAAGAATGGTTCTGTTATAACAGCTGTAGCAGGAAATGCATATATTTCTACAGGAAGTGCAATAGGTTTCACATTAATTTCTGGAGAAGAAGAAGGAATGCTACCTTCAGGTTCATTTGGAAATATTAAATTTGATATCTCAACAACGAATGCTGATTATATTTATGCAAGTTACGTAACTACAGAAGGCTCATTACATAATGTTTATGTAACTACTGATAAAGGTTTGACTTGGAGAGTAGTTTATCCTGGAGGCTCTTCAATTGGTGATATCTATTATGGTCAAGGATTAAGAAATAATGCCATTGCGGTTTCTCCTACGGACGAAAAGAAAGTGTACCTTGGAGCCTACGATGTTTATCAAGGATATGAATCACAATCTACTGGTTATTATAACTGGACTCAAATAACAAATGGTAATTTCCCCCCTTACCCTAATGGTTTTACTTCAAACTATGTTCATTTTGGTATAAATACCATTGTATTTGATGCCTCAAGAAATGGAAATGCCATTATTGGTAGTGATGGAGGAATGAGCCTCACAACAAATGGTTTTGGTAGTACAGAAATTATTAACCGTGGCTATAACACTTCTGAATATTTTACAGTAAACGCATCTAAAGGGGGGGCTGTATTAGCAGGTTCTCAATTTAATGGTGTTCATAGAATTGAAGACAATGGCTCTAAGCAAGCAATTGAAATGCTAGTGGGCAAATTTGGTTCTGCTAGTGCTGAAACAGGTGGTTATAACCATATCAGTTTTATCAACCCTGAATTTGTAGTTTGTTCTGATGAAAATGGTAATTTCTGGAGATCAGAGGACGACGGTATAAATCAAGACCCAACTATTATAAATGACATTGAAATAGGTGAAGAGTTTATGACTCCATTTTTAATGTGGGAAACAACAAATGACCCTTATTCTACAGATACAGCAGAATTTGTAGCTCGTACAAGAGCTTACCAAGCTGGTGAAGAAGTTTATGTACAAAGTAATTCTTATGAGTTTCCATTCAAAGCTATTTTAGACCAAAATGTTGATTCAGCAGGGACTGCTCTTGTTCGAGATATCGTTTCTACAAAAGCTTTCATAGCAACACAAGATGCTGTTTATATGACCACAGGAATGCTTGACTATACAGCAATTCCTACTTGGTGGAAAATTAGCGAGATTGAAGGCCTACCAACTTGTATGGCATATTCGGCAGATGCTAATTATGTTTGGGTTGGTACTTTAGAAGGTAAGTTATATAGACTTTCAAACATCTCTAGAGCTCATTCAGAAGAACAAGCCGACATTAACAGACCTGGCTGTATTATAGCAACACAAGAAATTGCGTTATCTACAAGCCAAGCGGTTACTTCTGTTTCAGTTGATCCTAAAGATGCTGAGAACATTGTTTTCACTCTAGGAAACTATGGCAACACGGATTATGTTTTTGCTTCTACAAACGGCATGAGTGATGCACCTGAGTTTTCAAGTATTCAAGGAAACCTTCCAAAAATGCCAGCTTATGCCTCTTCTTTTGAAGTAAATGCTGATGGTCTTGTTTTTATTGGTACTGAAAATGGAATGTTCATCACATCGAATTTTGATGCAAATCCTGTTGAATGGATCTATGAAGATGCTGCATTTGGTAATGTTCCTGTATTTGCCATCAGACAACAAAATGTTAATTGGCCTTCTGCTAAATTCCCAGTAGGAGATAATTATTTATTCTATGCAGGAGCCAATAATTATGGAGCCATGTATGTAGGTACATTTGGCGGTGGAGTATATGTGAGTAAAGACTTTGTTGGTTTTGAAGAGTTTAACGCTCCTATTGCTAAGGAAGGAAGTATTGAGCTCTATCCAAATCCTGCACAGAACCTAATTAATATTGCTTATCATGCAATAAATAGTTCATCAGTAAGTGTAGATATATTTGACCTTAGTGGTAAACTAATTATGAATCAACAATTCAACAATCAAGCAGATCATTCAAATTTAGAGCTTGATCTTTATAACCTTCAAAACGGTTCATATATTGTTAGATTAACAGATGGTCAGAAGCAATATCAAACTAAATTGGTTATTTCTAAATAG